In Treponema denticola, one genomic interval encodes:
- the dinB gene encoding DNA polymerase IV: MDKEKVFFHVDIDAFFASVEQLDNPEYRGKPVIVGGQSERGVVSTCSYEARQFGVHSAMPILQAKKLCPSGIFLRGRMGRYHEKSKEVMAIFKDFTPEIKQISVDEAFLNMTGMEKILGEPKDSALLLKKTVKEKTGLTVSIGCAQTKYIAKIASGRSKPDGLFIVPAGAEIDFMKSLSLKDVWGVGGKTRERLISAGLTTVAKILNSSEHLLQSILGNASGSFLFQAVRGELYDVFSDDVKSHSISTERTFEHDLFSHADIDDVMFYLASELMYRIFDEKVKGKTVSVKIRYNDFTTVSVQSTGEVVNDTQDLFERAKELFYKKFDNKTPIRLLGLCIMNVESDAPEAQAELFYSEKNIKKRKIEEAMYQLTKKEGKNILKPARLFKKDEENNK; this comes from the coding sequence ATGGATAAGGAAAAAGTATTCTTTCATGTTGACATAGATGCTTTTTTTGCTTCAGTTGAACAGCTTGACAATCCGGAATACCGGGGTAAACCTGTAATTGTAGGAGGTCAGTCGGAAAGAGGTGTTGTATCCACTTGTTCTTATGAAGCACGTCAATTCGGAGTACATTCCGCAATGCCTATTTTACAAGCAAAGAAGCTTTGTCCTTCGGGTATTTTTCTAAGAGGCAGGATGGGACGTTATCATGAGAAGTCAAAAGAGGTGATGGCTATTTTTAAAGATTTTACTCCCGAAATAAAACAAATTTCCGTGGACGAAGCTTTTTTAAATATGACCGGTATGGAAAAAATATTGGGCGAGCCTAAAGATTCAGCCTTGCTTTTAAAAAAAACTGTAAAAGAGAAAACCGGTTTAACCGTTTCGATTGGATGTGCTCAAACAAAATATATTGCAAAGATTGCTTCAGGGCGCTCAAAGCCTGACGGTCTTTTTATTGTGCCCGCCGGTGCTGAAATCGATTTTATGAAAAGCCTTTCATTAAAGGATGTATGGGGAGTAGGAGGGAAGACCAGAGAAAGGCTTATATCTGCAGGACTAACTACCGTTGCAAAAATTCTTAATTCGAGTGAACATCTTTTGCAGAGCATTTTAGGGAATGCATCCGGCAGCTTTTTATTTCAGGCCGTACGGGGAGAGCTTTATGATGTTTTTAGTGATGATGTTAAGTCTCATTCGATAAGTACGGAACGAACCTTTGAACATGATTTATTTTCTCATGCTGATATAGATGATGTTATGTTTTATCTTGCATCTGAACTTATGTATAGGATATTTGATGAGAAGGTAAAAGGGAAAACCGTTTCAGTGAAAATACGCTATAATGATTTTACTACTGTTTCAGTTCAATCGACGGGAGAAGTTGTTAATGATACTCAGGATTTATTTGAGCGGGCTAAAGAACTTTTTTATAAAAAATTCGATAATAAAACACCAATAAGGCTGCTGGGCTTGTGCATTATGAATGTTGAGTCTGATGCTCCTGAAGCGCAAGCCGAATTGTTTTATAGCGAGAAAAATATAAAAAAAAGAAAAATAGAAGAAGCTATGTATCAGCTTACAAAAAAAGAAGGGAAAAATATTTTAAAACCTGCCCGCCTTTTTAAAAAAGATGAGGAGAATAATAAATGA
- a CDS encoding N-acetylneuraminate synthase family protein, whose translation MNTKYEEFRLGPEVFSIKNPLTIAEIGTSHNGSIQKAKNLIDAAADAGARAVKFQIVYADEILHPNTGYVDLPTGKIPLYERFKSLEVSISFYKELAEYSRSKKLLFSASPFGLRSAAELVSLEPDFIKIASPELNYVQLLKYCSRFNVPMILSSGVSLLKDIEKALNVLRSENKDLSLALLHCITSYPAPEKEYNISVIKNLSSIFGIACGVSDHSLDPILVPALTLASGGFIIEKHICLSRQESGLDDPVALEPEMFKKMCKFLKEFSYQDKERIIDDLIKLGYCLNLINEVIGSGEKKLSEAEKDNYGRTNRSIHYLENLNAGTVISEKDVAVLRTEKILSVGESPEMLEYFIGAVLQQEVKAGDGLLIRHFLKKD comes from the coding sequence ATGAATACTAAATATGAAGAGTTTAGGCTCGGTCCGGAAGTTTTTTCAATAAAAAATCCTCTTACAATAGCAGAAATAGGAACAAGTCATAACGGCTCTATTCAAAAAGCTAAGAATTTAATAGATGCAGCTGCAGATGCAGGAGCAAGAGCCGTAAAATTTCAAATTGTTTATGCAGATGAAATTCTTCATCCTAACACCGGATATGTGGATTTGCCTACAGGAAAGATTCCTCTCTATGAGCGTTTTAAAAGCTTAGAAGTTTCTATAAGCTTTTATAAAGAGCTTGCCGAATACAGCCGATCAAAAAAACTTTTGTTTTCAGCCAGTCCTTTCGGACTTAGATCTGCAGCAGAGCTTGTTTCTCTTGAACCTGATTTTATAAAAATAGCTTCGCCTGAACTTAATTATGTACAGCTTTTAAAATATTGTTCCCGATTTAATGTCCCTATGATTTTATCGAGCGGTGTTTCTCTTTTAAAAGATATTGAAAAAGCTTTAAATGTTTTACGCTCTGAAAATAAAGACTTGAGTCTAGCTCTCCTTCACTGTATTACATCTTATCCCGCGCCCGAAAAAGAATACAATATTTCGGTAATAAAAAATTTGAGCAGTATTTTCGGCATTGCATGCGGAGTAAGCGATCACTCTTTAGATCCGATTTTAGTTCCGGCCTTAACGCTCGCATCAGGAGGTTTTATAATCGAAAAACATATTTGTCTATCACGTCAAGAAAGCGGACTTGATGACCCTGTTGCCCTAGAACCTGAAATGTTTAAAAAAATGTGCAAATTCTTAAAAGAATTCTCATATCAAGATAAAGAACGGATTATTGATGACTTAATAAAATTAGGTTACTGTTTAAATCTGATAAATGAAGTAATAGGTTCAGGTGAAAAAAAATTAAGCGAGGCAGAAAAAGACAACTATGGAAGAACTAATCGCTCTATTCATTATTTGGAGAATCTAAATGCCGGTACGGTAATAAGTGAAAAAGATGTAGCCGTTTTGCGTACCGAAAAAATTTTATCTGTAGGAGAATCGCCTGAAATGCTCGAGTATTTTATCGGGGCTGTTTTACAACAAGAGGTAAAAGCCGGGGATGGACTTTTGATACGGCATTTTCTTAAAAAGGATTAA
- a CDS encoding J domain-containing protein has protein sequence MSKKNYYDGLGGFLRDALSSDEDPFEAAAQRTGGRYRTIGGRIERRPPPKIDKSVKRIPVPPELIEDFAVLNVLPGVPLDECKKAWKHLIKKYHPDLETQQKKQKEANAIIRRINNSYRKIEAWFKTGAILSEKDLNV, from the coding sequence ATGAGCAAAAAAAATTATTATGATGGACTTGGCGGATTTTTACGGGATGCTCTTTCATCTGATGAAGACCCTTTTGAAGCTGCCGCCCAAAGGACAGGAGGCCGTTATCGCACAATAGGCGGCAGGATAGAAAGAAGACCGCCTCCTAAGATAGATAAATCCGTAAAGCGCATTCCTGTTCCTCCAGAATTGATAGAAGACTTTGCCGTTTTAAATGTTTTACCGGGGGTGCCGCTAGATGAGTGTAAAAAAGCATGGAAGCATTTAATCAAAAAATACCATCCTGATTTGGAAACTCAGCAAAAAAAACAAAAAGAAGCAAATGCAATTATAAGAAGAATAAACAACTCCTATAGAAAAATAGAAGCTTGGTTTAAAACGGGTGCAATTTTATCCGAAAAAGATTTAAATGTATAA
- a CDS encoding TIGR00282 family metallophosphoesterase, with the protein MKQFIRIFMGGDVCGNLGLETLQKHLPLIIKKGKIDFCVVNGENTAHGVGIKDDQTEAFFNAGVDVITGGNHTLERFEIRMNFGKDKRVLRPHNFPFAQGSGLALIEKNGIKYSVINLQGRENMRAIDCPFQSIDFLFSSQNENNLSESINIIDFHAESTMEKEALAFYVDGRVSVFAGTHTHTQTADERILPNGTAYITDLGMIGAKESVIGGSPFIAITRTKSQVPQRVEVLEDGVAIFCGLVAEIDSETKKAVSVKRIQISS; encoded by the coding sequence ATGAAACAATTTATAAGAATTTTTATGGGCGGAGATGTTTGCGGCAACTTAGGTCTTGAAACCTTACAAAAACATTTGCCCTTGATAATAAAAAAAGGAAAAATAGATTTTTGTGTGGTAAACGGAGAAAACACAGCCCACGGTGTAGGAATAAAAGACGATCAAACGGAAGCCTTTTTTAATGCAGGAGTTGATGTTATAACCGGCGGAAATCATACTCTGGAAAGGTTTGAAATCCGTATGAATTTCGGCAAGGACAAAAGGGTTTTACGGCCTCATAATTTTCCATTTGCTCAAGGTTCGGGGCTCGCCCTTATCGAAAAAAACGGAATCAAATACAGCGTAATAAATCTTCAAGGAAGGGAAAACATGAGGGCTATCGACTGTCCATTCCAGTCCATTGATTTTCTTTTCTCTTCGCAAAATGAAAATAATTTATCCGAGTCAATTAACATCATAGACTTTCATGCGGAATCCACAATGGAAAAAGAAGCTTTGGCCTTCTACGTTGATGGCAGGGTATCTGTTTTTGCAGGAACTCATACCCATACCCAAACGGCAGATGAAAGAATCTTACCGAACGGCACGGCCTATATTACCGACCTTGGAATGATAGGAGCCAAAGAGTCCGTAATAGGAGGAAGTCCTTTTATCGCCATCACAAGAACAAAGAGTCAGGTACCTCAGCGTGTAGAAGTGCTTGAAGACGGAGTTGCAATATTTTGCGGTTTAGTTGCAGAGATAGACAGCGAAACAAAAAAAGCCGTTTCGGTAAAAAGAATTCAAATCAGCTCTTAG
- a CDS encoding ABC transporter ATP-binding protein codes for MKTEKGYNKKRHNKGLNRRAFLLLFKKAPLFFISVFGEKVFTSLLPFIGIFFSARIINELVLIYSGKGDLLKIKSLVLLSLILTAVCMFVSSLFKRWANYEGRSVDYKLQDIYIQKFLSMDFQDVESAKTNEIYTRIWQNTNYGGWGLEKILWIYPKCSTHLTSIITSAALSISLFSFKVQSSELAFLNNPLFIFVILFSIILLILIPAKLQTMSDSYWAIVSEDATEGNRVFSFFFRLFNEKNRAMDVRMYGQQKEGNIIRASSNIFMPGGRVSQYAKKEMGFFAFLSAFISTSLLIIIYGFVGLKALGGAFPAGNLMQYAASITALSSALTEIFTVAGEAKNNREFLKDVFDFLDIKNGMCMNNAPVNYQALDKPLIEFKNVSFAYPDSEKTVLKNLNLTLRQGERLAVVGKNGSGKTTFVKLLCRLYDPVEGEILFNGKNIKEYDYKEYLNLFSVVFQDFKLLALPLAQNISGGEAYDKLKVLEVLKNTGLDLSKFKNAEETYLYKNFDDEGVNISGGEGQKIAIARALYKDAPLIILDEPTAALDPIAEAEIYSKFDGLVKNKTSLYISHRLSSCKFCSHILVFDAGLIVQEGSHEELLAEDGLYSKLWNAQAQYYQTQYLLK; via the coding sequence ATGAAAACTGAAAAAGGATATAATAAAAAACGACATAACAAGGGCTTGAATCGGCGGGCTTTTTTGCTTCTCTTTAAAAAGGCTCCTTTGTTTTTTATTTCCGTGTTTGGAGAAAAAGTTTTTACAAGCCTCCTGCCCTTTATAGGTATTTTCTTTTCGGCAAGGATTATAAACGAGCTTGTTTTAATTTATTCAGGGAAAGGAGATTTATTAAAAATCAAAAGTTTGGTTTTACTCTCCTTAATTTTAACGGCTGTCTGCATGTTCGTTTCTTCCTTATTTAAAAGATGGGCAAACTATGAAGGCCGGAGCGTTGATTATAAACTGCAAGATATCTATATTCAAAAATTTTTAAGCATGGACTTTCAAGATGTTGAATCCGCAAAAACAAATGAAATTTATACAAGGATATGGCAAAATACAAATTACGGAGGCTGGGGCTTGGAAAAAATCCTATGGATCTATCCAAAGTGTTCTACTCATCTTACCTCCATTATTACTTCGGCTGCATTGAGTATAAGCCTTTTTAGTTTTAAGGTTCAAAGTTCTGAATTGGCCTTTTTAAACAATCCTTTGTTTATCTTTGTAATTCTTTTTAGTATTATACTTTTAATCCTCATTCCTGCAAAGCTTCAAACAATGTCCGATTCCTACTGGGCAATTGTTTCGGAGGATGCCACAGAAGGAAACAGGGTGTTTAGTTTTTTCTTTAGGCTCTTTAACGAAAAAAACCGAGCAATGGATGTGCGTATGTACGGCCAGCAAAAAGAGGGTAACATAATAAGAGCTTCCAGTAATATTTTTATGCCGGGCGGAAGGGTTTCGCAATATGCTAAAAAAGAGATGGGCTTTTTTGCCTTTTTATCGGCCTTTATTTCTACCTCTCTTTTAATAATCATTTACGGCTTTGTGGGGCTAAAGGCTTTAGGAGGAGCTTTCCCTGCCGGAAACCTCATGCAATATGCGGCAAGCATCACAGCCCTTTCTTCCGCCCTCACCGAAATCTTTACGGTTGCAGGTGAGGCAAAAAACAATAGGGAATTTTTAAAGGATGTGTTTGACTTCTTGGATATAAAAAACGGAATGTGTATGAACAATGCTCCGGTCAATTATCAAGCGCTTGATAAGCCTCTTATAGAATTTAAAAATGTTTCCTTTGCTTATCCCGATTCCGAAAAGACTGTTTTAAAGAATTTAAACCTTACTTTAAGGCAGGGCGAGCGGCTTGCCGTAGTCGGTAAAAACGGGAGCGGTAAGACTACATTTGTAAAACTCCTCTGCCGCCTCTATGACCCTGTTGAAGGCGAAATCCTTTTTAACGGGAAAAACATAAAAGAATATGACTATAAAGAATACCTAAATCTTTTTTCCGTAGTTTTTCAGGATTTTAAACTCCTTGCCCTCCCTCTTGCCCAAAACATTTCGGGTGGAGAGGCCTACGATAAACTCAAGGTCTTGGAAGTTTTAAAAAATACCGGTCTCGATCTTTCTAAATTTAAAAATGCGGAGGAAACTTATCTTTATAAAAACTTCGATGATGAAGGCGTAAACATTTCAGGCGGGGAGGGGCAGAAGATTGCAATAGCCCGAGCCCTTTATAAAGATGCTCCCCTTATAATCTTGGATGAACCTACAGCCGCCCTCGACCCTATTGCCGAAGCCGAAATCTATTCCAAATTCGACGGTCTTGTAAAAAACAAAACCTCCCTGTATATTTCGCACCGCCTTTCTTCCTGTAAGTTTTGTTCCCATATTTTGGTCTTTGACGCTGGTCTCATAGTTCAAGAAGGCAGCCACGAAGAACTTTTAGCGGAAGACGGCCTTTACAGTAAATTGTGGAACGCCCAAGCACAGTATTATCAAACACAGTATTTACTCAAGTAA
- a CDS encoding TatD family hydrolase, with protein MYTDAHVHILDTIEELNSQNIENPILKTFDKEIFFCASANESVRFEIQEKICRENSEHFILSFGIHPQCPIEDEIPYLEKLLTEKRIAAIGECGFDLFDEHYKSTLEAQKKVGKTQLAFAQKSNLPIVVHCRKGMHLIFDDVKTLNKINAVIFHGWAGSVTEARSFLKKGVNAYFCIGKGLLRGQKAQLETAANLEKDRILTETDAPYMSLKEEKFSLPTDIKKVFSVFAKLRSQTEGLSNYDEKTYKNYLEELKDSIFENFKKAYNINFDGN; from the coding sequence ATGTATACCGATGCCCATGTTCATATTTTAGATACGATAGAAGAATTAAATTCTCAAAATATAGAAAATCCGATTTTAAAAACCTTTGACAAGGAGATATTTTTTTGTGCTTCTGCAAATGAGTCCGTCCGTTTTGAAATTCAAGAAAAAATATGCAGAGAAAATTCCGAGCATTTTATCCTTTCTTTCGGCATACACCCTCAATGCCCGATAGAAGACGAAATACCATATTTAGAAAAACTTTTAACCGAAAAAAGAATAGCAGCCATTGGGGAATGCGGTTTTGACCTCTTTGACGAACATTATAAAAGCACATTAGAAGCTCAAAAAAAAGTAGGGAAGACCCAACTGGCTTTTGCCCAAAAATCTAATCTCCCCATAGTTGTACACTGCCGAAAAGGAATGCACCTCATATTCGATGATGTAAAAACTCTAAACAAAATAAATGCGGTTATCTTCCACGGATGGGCAGGCTCCGTAACGGAAGCAAGGTCATTTCTAAAAAAAGGAGTAAATGCCTATTTTTGTATCGGTAAGGGTTTGCTCCGAGGGCAAAAAGCCCAGCTTGAAACGGCGGCAAATTTAGAAAAGGATAGAATCTTAACCGAAACCGACGCCCCATACATGAGTCTAAAAGAAGAAAAATTTTCACTTCCCACAGATATAAAAAAAGTGTTTTCGGTTTTTGCAAAATTAAGGTCACAAACCGAGGGACTTTCAAACTATGATGAAAAAACTTATAAAAATTATCTGGAAGAATTAAAAGATTCAATCTTTGAAAATTTTAAAAAAGCATATAATATCAATTTTGACGGCAATTGA